The window GAGCGGCTGAAATGTCGACGCCTTCAAGGCCCTCGGCCGCCGCGGCCACCGCCGCCCACTCGGATGAGAGACGCTCAACCGCAGACACGACATCTTCTGCGGGACCGTCCGGGTCGACATTGAGGAACCGGACAAACGTGCTCTCCACATCGTGGATGGCCTCGTCGAGCACCTTGTAGGCGTCCTGTTCAGGCGGGTTCGGAGCACACCCTGCGAACATCCCAAGCAGCAACATTACTCCCGCCGCCAGCGCTACCACCTTCTTCACTGGTCCGTCTCCCCCCTCGAATGCGTCCGGCCGTCCCGGCAATCAGGCGACAACGCATCGGACTTCGTGGCCGCTAAGTTGGCAGTTTATCACATGGTATCGCAGCTCCGGGATGGTATCTTGAAGGCATGAAAACGATCGCGCCCGTGACGATACGGATGTTCGGGATGCTCCGCTCGGCGAGAACAGAGCGAGGCCTAGCGCCGATATCGGAGATGACACCGCCCGCTACGGGATTGTCGGCGCGTGACATCGCTCACGCGCTTGAACTGCCGGTCGACCAGATTGAGGGCGTGTTCGTCAACCACGTCGTCCGTGGACTCGACCACATCGTCATGCCCGGTGACCGAATCGCGTTCGTCCCACCGGGCACGCCAGGCCCCCATCGCTTCTTACTCGGCCTCTTCGGAGCACACCAAGCACCGACTGTGGACACGATGCGCACGCCGCCCGCAAGGTAGTAGTATGCAACGTGCAACCCGGCGTCCCGCCGGTCGTCGAAAGGTCGTGGAATCAGTGGCGGACCCGCAAAAGGAACGGCAGCAATACGCGCTTCAGACGATCTTCTCCTTCTTTCTCGGACTCATGGTGCTCGCGTTCATCGGTATCGGCGTGAACACGTTCTACCCCCAGCCGGAGCAGTGGGACACTCCCGAGATGCGTGAACTCCAAAACGAACAGGACCAGATCTACCGCGTGACAAAGGGTGAGCTCTCCCCGCAGGATGAACGGCGCCTCGGTGAGATCCAAGAAGAGATGCGCGTCCTGACGGACCAAACCGAAGCGAACCGGCAACTATGGGCACGCAACACGAGTATCGTGCTCATCTTGTTCGCGACGATGGTCATGGGAGTCTCGCTCGTACGCAGCGATCAACTCCGTGTCATCTCCAACGGCCTGTTGCTCGGCGGCTTGTTCACTATGGTCTACGGGGTCGGATGGATCATCTTCAGCGGGGAATCGGTCGCGCGCTTCGCCGTCATTGTCTTCGCCTTGCTCGTAACATTGGCGCTTGGCTATCTGCGTTTCGTGCACGGCAAGACGTCGAATGGTACGGGTGTACCCGTTTTCTCAGGGTCGCCGGCGGCGATCACCATGGGGGACTCGGATGCCGCGCTGGTTCTAGCGAGAATCGAGATCCTCGAAGCGCGCGTCGATGCGGCGGCCGAGGCACTAATCGGTCGGCGGCTATGATGTTGGCGGCACGTGTGCTGCCAGCGCCTGCTGCCGCTCGCGGTCGGTGACCCCACGCTTCGCCGCCCGCTCCGCCGCGTTGCGCTCAAACAGCTCGGCCCAATCGATGTGGGCGGTGCGGAACATGAAATACGCGAGCGTCAAGATGGTGCCGATCGTTATCGCAAGCCCCGTGTTGCCCTCAAAGAAGAAGCTGAAGCTGAACAGCACGAGAAAGACAAACTGTCCTACGGCCGCCTCTATAAGCGTCCGGCGGTCGGAGACGGCAAGCCGCAGGTAGCTCACGCACAGCGCCACCGAAACCGCCGAGGCGATGGCAAAAGCGGCAAGCAGATCGATGCGGTCGACAAGGTACGCAAAGAGCAGGTGAAACGCGAAGAACCCGGCGGCAAGGAACGCGAAGTTCACGGGGTGGATGTTGACCCGGCGTATCGCGGTGACAAGCACCAGGGCGGCAAAGTAGAAGATGAGCGAGACCGGTGCGAAGAACGAGATACGTGAAGCGACCGGTCCTGGGTTGAGCGGGGTCGGCATCGTGATGGCGATCGGGCGACCACTCACAAGCGTGTCGTAGCTCCAGGTCAGTTCCCAGCCATCCTCCGTCGCTTGCTTCGATGTGGGAGAAACGCCATCGGACGGGAAGTCGAACCCGTCGAATCCGGTGCGCATCACAAGCGAGAAATCGTTGATCACGTCAACGCCATCCGTGGCGATGTAGCGCCACGCGTCGAGCCCCTGCGTGCGGTAGCCGGTCTCGACACGAGCTTGTGCCCCCGCCGCAAGCGAAAAGGTGGCGATCGCCTGACCTCCATCGAATCGTACCGGAACCGTCGATCCGTCCACGGTGACAAAGAACCCGTCGTAGACACCGGTCGCGGTCGGGAATGAAAGCGCCATCGTGACTTGCGTCGCCTCACGTGACGAGTTGTGAATCCCATATGCGCCCGAAAAGTCCACGGTGTACGTCGAGTACCACAGTAGACCTCTTCGCCGCTGGTCAAGTGTGAAGTCAGCGGTGATCTCACTAGATGCGACCGGCACCGGTTTACCGTTTACCTTGAACTGTGGAACTGATTGTGCCTGGGGCTCGCCCCAAAGGGACGACACGCCCTCCCATCCGGCACCGTCAGCCTGGTGAGTTCTCGCCTCAATCGAGCCCCCAAGAAACACCCAGCCAAACGCCGCGACGATAAACACGACAAAGATAGCGAAGAGTCTCTGCCCGCTCACCGCTCCCCCTTTCCTCACAGCCTTCCGTGTCAATCCAGCGGTCGCACCATCTCATCGTCACGCACTCGGGAGCCGCGCCCGTTGCGGTGAGAACACACCTCGGTAACGGTTACGTGACGCGGACACAAAGACAAGCCCTCACCTCCGCCACCATTTCGCATAGACCGTCAATGTTTGACCGAAATCGGGAATCAACTCATGTCGCGGCGCTTTCTCTTGCGCTGCGCCTGCTGCGGAGATGGGGATATGTCGGCGGTTCGCGTACCCAAACGCACTGTCAAGCGCCCCACGGGTGAGGAGTACGCCGCCCTCACGCGTCACGAAGTGTTCGCCCAGACAGGATCGGGCCCGTCAGGTCTCGATCAACCCACCGCGGCCGAACGGCTCCTTTCTGCCGGGCCAAACGAGATCAACGAGGCGGTGGTCCATCCTCTGCCGCTTCGGTTCTTCGAGCACTTCTACCACTTGTTCGCGCTCATGCTCTGGGTTGGCGCCGCCCTTGCGTTCCTCGGCGGATTACCTGAACTTGCCTGGGCGATCATCGCAGTCATCGTGATCAACGCCGTGTTCTCCTTCTGGCAGGAGTACCGCGCCGAGAAGGCGACCGAGGCCCTCAAGCGGCTGATCCCCCGCACCGCACGAGTGGTTCGCGCCGGGGTGACGCTCGAGATACCCGCAGCCGAGGTGGTGTTTGGCGACCTTCTCGTGCTTGAGGAAGGCGGCAGCATCCCGGCGGACGCCCGCCTCGTCGAACAGTTCGAGTTACGTGTCGACCAGGCCTCTCTCACAGGCGAATCGACGCCAGTACGCCGAAGCGCAGAGCCGGCCACCGAGCGGTACGCCAACTCGACCGACATCCCCAACCTCGTGTTCGCGGGCACCAACGTGGTTCACGGACGCGGCTCGGCCGTAGTGGTCGCGACCGGCATGGACACGCACTTCGGAACCATCGCCGGGCTGACCCAGTCACTCGGCGATAGTCTATCGCCCCTTCAGCGCGAGATGGGCAGGGTGACGCGCCTCGTAGCGGTGCTCGCGACGACACTCGGCGCGGTCTTCTTCTCGCTTGGCTACTTCGTCGCAGAGCTGCCGCTAGTCACCGGCCTTCTCTTCGCTGTGGGAATCATCGTCGCGAACGTTCCCGAGGGCCTTCTGCCCACCGTCACTCTAGCCCTCGCCATGGGCGTGCAGCGGATGGCGCGCCGAGCCGCGCTCGTCAAGCGTCTCTCGGCGGTAGAGACCCTTGGGTCGACCACAGTGATCTGCACCGACAAGACCGGCACGCTCACAGCGAACGAGATGACCGTCCGGGCGGTCTGGATCCCGGACTCTACGGTCGAGGTGACCGGGACCGGATACGAACCCGTCGGCGAGGTGCTGCTCGAAGGCTTAGCGCCTCCCTCAGACACGGCAACCCGGGTCGCGCGCGCACTAAAGGTCGCGGCCGCGTGCTCGGACGCGCGTCTCGTCGAACCGGATGATTCGCGGCCGTCGTGGCGCATCATCGGCGACCCTACGGAAGGCGCGCTCGTTGTCGCCGCGCGCAAGCTTACTCGGCCGGTTTCCGGAGATCATGCCGGAGCCCCCGCAGGCGAACCCGAAGCCACTTCCAGCTCTGCTCCGCGCGTCTTAGAGTTCCCATTCGATTCGGTCAGGAAGCGGATGAGCACCGTGCACGCCGCGCCGGAGGGCCTCGTGCTCTTCGCGAAAGGTGCTCCGCGCGAACTGCTCGAGTTGTGTGCACGCCTTTGCGACGAACAAGGCGTGCGGCCAATGACCGAAGATGACAGGGCGCACGCTATGCGGCGCAACGATGAGTTCGCGCGGGCGGGCATGCGTGTGCTGGCCGTGGCCGAGCGGCACATCGGACACACCGATGCGCCGCGCGCCCCGGACGAGGCCGAGCGCGATCTCACCTTCCTCGGTCTCATCGCGATGCACGACCCGCCTCGTCCCGAGGTCGAACGCGTGGTCGCTCAGTGCAAGACGGCCGGCATCCGCATCATCATGGTGACCGGCGATTACGGACTGACAGCCGAATCGATCGCACGCAGGGTCGGCATCGTCGAGGACATATCGACGATCGTCTCCGGGCCTGAGCTCGAGGCGCTCTCCGAGGAAGACCTCGCTGCGCTGCTCGCAAGCGACAAGCCCATACTTTTCGCGCGGGTCGCGCCAGAGCACAAGATGCGGATAGCGCTCTCGCTCAAGTCGCTCGGACACACAGTTGCGATGACCGGTGATGGCGTGAACGACGCGCCCGCGCTGAAAGCGGCCGACATCGGTGTGGCGATGGGCGCTTCCGGAACCGACGTCGCACGCGAGGCCGCCGACATGGTGCTCGCTGACGACAACTTCGCCTCGATCGTCCACGCGATCGAAGAGGGACGCGCGGTATACGACAATATCCGTCGATTCGTGACGTACATCTTCACGAGCAACATCCCTGAGATCGTCCCATTCATCCTCTTCGTGATATTTGGCATCCCGTTGCCGCTGACGGTGCTCCAGATCATCGCCATCGACCTGGGGACCGATATCCTCCCCGCGCTCGCCCTCGGAATCGAAAAACCGGAACGCGACGTCATGCGGCGTCCGCCTCGGCCGAGAAGCGAGCGGCTCCTCGACCGCCGAGTGTTGACCCGAGCGTACTTCTTCCTCGGTCCCATACAGGCGGTCGCCTGCATGGGAGCCTACTTCTGGGCGTACTGGAGCCGCGGATGGCGGCCTGGAATCGAGCTTCCCGACAGCGGGGAGCTCTACATGCTTGCTACGACGATGACGTTTGGGGCGGTCGTAGCGACCCAGATCGGCAACGCGTTTGCGCAGCGGACGACTCGTGAATCGATCACGACCGTCGGGTTTTTCTCCAATCGGCTGCTCCTCGTGGGCATCGCGACAGAGATTGCGCTGTTCGTCCTCTTGACGCACTGGCCTCCACTTGCTGGCGTCTTCGGTTTTGTCCCGATTGAGGCGCGCGACTGGCTCGTGCTCGCCGCACTCGCGCCTGTATTGCTCATCGCCGACGAGTTGCGCAAGTCGGTCCTTAGGCGGATGCGGGGGGACGGAGTGTCGGCGGACGCTCCCCTCGGCGGGAATACTCCCCGCATGCACATGCGTGTCACCCATTTTGAGGAGGCATCGTGAACGTTGTCATCGCCGGGAGCGGCAGGGTTGGAATCCTCCTCGCGACCCGCCTATCGCTTCGCGGACACGCGGTAGCCGTCATCGATCACGACCGTGCGGCGCTCGCGCGCCTCGGCGCTGGATTCGGCGGAACCGTGGTGCACGGCAAAGCCTTCGATCGAGGCGCCCTCGAGGCTGCGGGCATCGAACACGCCGACGCATTCTGCGCGGTCACGAGCGGTGACAACTCCAACGTCGTATCGGCAAAGGTAGCGCGCGAGGCCTACCGCGTTCCCCGTGTCGTAGCACGCATCTACGACCCGAGGCGCGCGGAGATATACCGCCGCTTGGGCATCGCGGCCGTTTCGTCGGTATCGTGGTGCGCTCACGAGGTCAGCTCCCTACTGCTCCACCCGGGTCTTCACCATGAGCTGAGCTTTGGTGACGGAGAGGTACGCCTCGTGACAGTCGAGGTGCCGCCGTCGCTCGACGGCAGACCGGTCGATCTGCTGCAGCGACCCGGATCGATCTCGGTCGTCGCCCTCGTTCGTTCCGGGTCGTCGTCGATGCCCACTGCGGGTACCGCTTTGTCAAGCGGCGACATGCTTTATGTAGCGGTTTCCAACGACACGCTGCTCGACCTCGAGCGAATGCTCGAACCGTAGGAGGAGGATCGCTATGTTCGTGCTCATCGTGGGAGGCGGCAAGGTCGGTGCGGCGCTAGCGCAGGAACTCGGCGACACCGGCCACACGTGCCGCGTCATCGAACAGGACCCCGCGCGTGTCGAGCACCTCGCGGAGGATCACCCTGCTCTCGATGTGCTGAGAGGCGATGGCTGTGAGCCCGTCGTTCTCGAATCCGGCCGAATCACTCAAGCGGACGCGGTTGCCGCGGTGACCGGTCACGACGAAGACAACCTCGTTGTATGCCTGCTCGCCAAGCGGGAGTACAGTGTCCGGGTCACCGTCGCGCGCATCAACGACCCGCGCAACGAGTGGTTATTCACTGAGATGTTCGGGGTCGACCACACAGTGTCGAGCACCCGGATGATGGCGCACATCCTCGATGAGCATCTCGAGGGGACGAGCGCGTAGCCGGTCACCTCGCGGACCATGCCAATGGGTGGGTATCTACTGTTGCGTCGGCCGGTCGGGCCCGTATCGGCCGCACACCCTTACATGCGAGGAGCAACCCGTGCCACACGCCATCTGGAAGGGCTCGATATCATTTGGCCTCGTGACGATTCCAGTAACTCTCTATCCTGCCGAGGAACGCCGCGACCTCTCGTTTAGGATGCTCGACAGGCGAGATCTCACCCCCGTCAAGCAACTGCGCGTTAACGCGCGAACCGGAAAGGAGGTGGCGTGGGGGGAGATCGTCAAAGGCTACGAGCTCGAGGACGGCCGGTTCGTGGTCGTGACAGAAGAGGACTTCCGCGCCGCCGACGTCGAAGCAACCCGTACGATAGACGTGCTCGGCGCTGTGTGCGCGGATGAGATCGATCCGGCTTACTACGACAAGCCCTACCACCTCGA is drawn from Clostridiales bacterium and contains these coding sequences:
- a CDS encoding MoaD/ThiS family protein, with translation MKTIAPVTIRMFGMLRSARTERGLAPISEMTPPATGLSARDIAHALELPVDQIEGVFVNHVVRGLDHIVMPGDRIAFVPPGTPGPHRFLLGLFGAHQAPTVDTMRTPPAR
- a CDS encoding inner membrane CreD family protein, producing the protein MSGQRLFAIFVVFIVAAFGWVFLGGSIEARTHQADGAGWEGVSSLWGEPQAQSVPQFKVNGKPVPVASSEITADFTLDQRRRGLLWYSTYTVDFSGAYGIHNSSREATQVTMALSFPTATGVYDGFFVTVDGSTVPVRFDGGQAIATFSLAAGAQARVETGYRTQGLDAWRYIATDGVDVINDFSLVMRTGFDGFDFPSDGVSPTSKQATEDGWELTWSYDTLVSGRPIAITMPTPLNPGPVASRISFFAPVSLIFYFAALVLVTAIRRVNIHPVNFAFLAAGFFAFHLLFAYLVDRIDLLAAFAIASAVSVALCVSYLRLAVSDRRTLIEAAVGQFVFLVLFSFSFFFEGNTGLAITIGTILTLAYFMFRTAHIDWAELFERNAAERAAKRGVTDRERQQALAAHVPPTS
- a CDS encoding cation-transporting P-type ATPase, with the translated sequence MSAVRVPKRTVKRPTGEEYAALTRHEVFAQTGSGPSGLDQPTAAERLLSAGPNEINEAVVHPLPLRFFEHFYHLFALMLWVGAALAFLGGLPELAWAIIAVIVINAVFSFWQEYRAEKATEALKRLIPRTARVVRAGVTLEIPAAEVVFGDLLVLEEGGSIPADARLVEQFELRVDQASLTGESTPVRRSAEPATERYANSTDIPNLVFAGTNVVHGRGSAVVVATGMDTHFGTIAGLTQSLGDSLSPLQREMGRVTRLVAVLATTLGAVFFSLGYFVAELPLVTGLLFAVGIIVANVPEGLLPTVTLALAMGVQRMARRAALVKRLSAVETLGSTTVICTDKTGTLTANEMTVRAVWIPDSTVEVTGTGYEPVGEVLLEGLAPPSDTATRVARALKVAAACSDARLVEPDDSRPSWRIIGDPTEGALVVAARKLTRPVSGDHAGAPAGEPEATSSSAPRVLEFPFDSVRKRMSTVHAAPEGLVLFAKGAPRELLELCARLCDEQGVRPMTEDDRAHAMRRNDEFARAGMRVLAVAERHIGHTDAPRAPDEAERDLTFLGLIAMHDPPRPEVERVVAQCKTAGIRIIMVTGDYGLTAESIARRVGIVEDISTIVSGPELEALSEEDLAALLASDKPILFARVAPEHKMRIALSLKSLGHTVAMTGDGVNDAPALKAADIGVAMGASGTDVAREAADMVLADDNFASIVHAIEEGRAVYDNIRRFVTYIFTSNIPEIVPFILFVIFGIPLPLTVLQIIAIDLGTDILPALALGIEKPERDVMRRPPRPRSERLLDRRVLTRAYFFLGPIQAVACMGAYFWAYWSRGWRPGIELPDSGELYMLATTMTFGAVVATQIGNAFAQRTTRESITTVGFFSNRLLLVGIATEIALFVLLTHWPPLAGVFGFVPIEARDWLVLAALAPVLLIADELRKSVLRRMRGDGVSADAPLGGNTPRMHMRVTHFEEAS
- a CDS encoding TrkA family potassium uptake protein, whose product is MNVVIAGSGRVGILLATRLSLRGHAVAVIDHDRAALARLGAGFGGTVVHGKAFDRGALEAAGIEHADAFCAVTSGDNSNVVSAKVAREAYRVPRVVARIYDPRRAEIYRRLGIAAVSSVSWCAHEVSSLLLHPGLHHELSFGDGEVRLVTVEVPPSLDGRPVDLLQRPGSISVVALVRSGSSSMPTAGTALSSGDMLYVAVSNDTLLDLERMLEP
- a CDS encoding NAD-binding protein, whose product is MFVLIVGGGKVGAALAQELGDTGHTCRVIEQDPARVEHLAEDHPALDVLRGDGCEPVVLESGRITQADAVAAVTGHDEDNLVVCLLAKREYSVRVTVARINDPRNEWLFTEMFGVDHTVSSTRMMAHILDEHLEGTSA